Proteins encoded in a region of the Paenibacillus wynnii genome:
- a CDS encoding glycoside hydrolase family 2: MKKLTIWLLIFSFILGMEYPSTAVYAQSDNTVQTAENTNGRTVLNMNSDWGFYRGDLAGSEAIDFDDQAFANITVPHTMRLEKKHANGGQAVYQGIGWYRHYFTVYEMYRGNTINIDFEGVMTDSEIYLNGEKIYSRNGGYVGFSVDITDKVKFGETNVLAVKVSSYDSPDTPPGKPVANLDFHYYGGIYRDVTMRITNNLHISDALQADKTASGGVFATYPEVSKTSAKVNVKTHVVNKNNTSADTKVVSKIVEKEGNIVAQGDADGASIPAGGDKQFNQDLTITNPNLWHPDTPYLYSLVSEVYNGSTLVDSVTTKIGIRTIEYKADGFYINGERLYIRGANRHQAYQNIGDAAPNSMQYRDAMQIKENGFNAVRATHYPNDPAFLDAADELGLLVIECQPGWQNFTKSQKFYDLTLRDTREMIRRDRNRPSVILWETSLNETGYSAAWAKEVTAIAHTEYPGNQMYTAADHGLQGSFYDVNYKVVDTNWEDDPSKWTDFVPNKPFFTREWGDFEESSKALRKEGEDAMMTQILTRQRYLNGDGYSDWGGLDANDRIGGYFLWSWNDYARGSTTKTLGSGTVDIDRYEKYDYYWLQSMQSARNSIVGPMVFIASTYSPTSSLNINVFSNSDSVKLYQNNVLVKELTREEALKSVPNIAKKGGSPIFTFTLDKFAAGELRAEAILDGKVVKTHTVRTPGQAAGIEIEVRDRGIVPVADGSDLIPVYFKVVDANGTVVPNYEGKIQIAVTGEGELVGKNIERIGVEEQSVEGGIGFAFVRTTDVSGSINIHATAEGLNEGSKIVSTVPYKGQFVPDGQHTPWVGGVDKLETTEQAYKNIAIGKPVTSSSEQSGNFAKNAVDDDEGTRWCASGGSLPQWIQVDLQKSSAIAGFQVIWESSTNVYKYDIEVSEDGNNWQKVVDNTLNTTPNGHEETKLVETKGRYVRLTIVDRITNGDWASLYEFKIIPLENEEPGDRITDAKIESITSSSESEADRGTGKLRDGVTTIGTGWLSKELTLPQSITVKFNKPQSVVGSRIFWEKDSNWYTYDLEVSTDGHTWQKALDNRYVGGQHFTPETFAKPYDNINYVRVTIKDIIAGGGFRIGMAELILYGQDYEEPEPKNFDYASDLEWVSAHSDYNAVLKDEPQHGGSNLDLNTEAGVQTFTKGLSSDTNSEVVYNVDGRKYTRFQAYAGIDKKAPKMGGEAIFKVFKDDELIYTSPVKMRDDNCEFIDLDITGAKQIKLVAEWHNNPENPESRYNTHVDWADAKLIHDVTVPTKTGTIAGTVTTGENALLEGVKVSLTVGEAVYAATTSAEGIYAIINVPVGTGYTVTASVYGYTEQSKSADVIANETTTLDFNLEATTTTDTTAPTWSADAKLSASNVGKTSLKLSWTAASDDTAVTSYKVYKNGNVLAILAGDMISYNVTGLGSDTTYNFKVEAGDAAGNWSVDGPSVRITTEANSSDSGWTPSPDPKPMPTPTPKPIEPTKPVKPTKPVVPKVEFTDIADHWVKASIEKSVELGFVRGYEDGTFRPNRTVTRGEIAAMLAKALKLETTDTEFSFDDKDETPVWAQPFIQAIAKAGYISGYEDGTFHANNEITRSEIVVIIVRALGLEVDSNAQLTFNDAEQVPVWARPYIAAAVEAGLVKGNGDGKFNPNGPTTRAEAITLILGMLSHLK; encoded by the coding sequence ATGAAGAAACTAACGATATGGCTTCTAATTTTCTCGTTTATATTAGGAATGGAATACCCAAGTACAGCTGTATATGCACAGAGCGATAATACGGTTCAGACAGCTGAGAATACAAATGGTAGAACCGTATTGAATATGAATAGCGACTGGGGATTCTACAGAGGTGATTTAGCTGGTTCAGAGGCTATTGACTTTGATGATCAGGCATTTGCCAATATAACCGTTCCACACACCATGAGATTGGAGAAGAAACATGCGAATGGTGGGCAAGCCGTATATCAAGGAATAGGCTGGTACAGACATTATTTTACGGTTTACGAGATGTACAGAGGAAATACAATTAATATTGACTTTGAAGGGGTCATGACCGACAGTGAAATCTATTTAAATGGTGAAAAAATTTATTCCCGTAATGGTGGTTATGTCGGATTTTCTGTAGATATTACAGATAAAGTGAAGTTTGGTGAAACCAATGTTTTAGCCGTAAAGGTATCTAGCTATGATAGTCCAGATACACCGCCAGGAAAGCCAGTAGCCAATCTCGATTTCCATTACTACGGTGGTATTTACAGAGATGTAACCATGAGAATTACAAATAATTTACACATTTCAGATGCATTACAGGCTGACAAAACAGCTAGTGGTGGAGTTTTCGCGACTTATCCTGAAGTGAGCAAAACTTCTGCCAAGGTGAATGTAAAAACGCATGTCGTAAACAAGAATAATACTTCTGCAGATACGAAGGTTGTAAGCAAGATTGTGGAAAAGGAAGGAAATATCGTTGCTCAGGGTGATGCTGATGGTGCAAGTATACCAGCAGGTGGAGATAAACAGTTTAATCAGGATCTAACGATAACCAATCCAAATTTATGGCATCCAGATACACCTTATCTTTATTCATTAGTTAGTGAAGTATACAATGGGTCAACTTTGGTTGATTCTGTTACGACCAAGATAGGGATCAGAACAATAGAGTACAAGGCAGATGGTTTCTATATCAATGGTGAAAGATTATATATACGCGGAGCCAACCGTCATCAGGCCTATCAGAACATCGGAGATGCAGCTCCTAACTCGATGCAGTATCGTGATGCTATGCAAATCAAGGAAAATGGCTTTAATGCGGTTCGTGCGACTCATTATCCCAATGATCCGGCCTTTTTAGATGCAGCTGATGAATTAGGGTTATTAGTTATTGAATGTCAGCCCGGCTGGCAGAACTTCACCAAAAGTCAAAAGTTCTATGATCTAACATTAAGAGATACACGGGAAATGATCAGACGTGACAGAAACAGACCATCAGTAATCCTATGGGAAACTTCACTGAATGAGACGGGCTATTCAGCAGCATGGGCAAAAGAGGTTACTGCGATTGCTCATACAGAATATCCTGGCAACCAGATGTATACAGCGGCTGACCATGGACTTCAGGGATCTTTCTATGATGTAAACTACAAAGTCGTGGATACGAATTGGGAAGATGACCCAAGCAAGTGGACTGATTTTGTTCCAAACAAGCCATTCTTTACTCGTGAATGGGGTGATTTTGAAGAATCTAGCAAGGCGCTGAGAAAAGAAGGCGAAGACGCGATGATGACTCAGATTTTGACGCGTCAGAGATATTTAAATGGAGATGGTTACTCGGACTGGGGTGGCCTCGATGCAAATGACAGAATAGGTGGATACTTCTTATGGAGCTGGAATGACTACGCACGCGGATCAACAACGAAGACATTGGGAAGTGGAACAGTCGATATAGATCGATATGAAAAATATGATTACTACTGGTTACAGTCCATGCAATCGGCTAGAAATTCTATTGTTGGTCCAATGGTGTTTATCGCAAGCACATATTCTCCAACCTCTAGCCTTAATATTAACGTATTCAGTAACAGCGACAGTGTGAAGCTGTATCAGAATAACGTATTGGTGAAAGAACTGACAAGGGAAGAGGCTCTAAAATCTGTTCCGAACATCGCTAAAAAAGGCGGCAGTCCGATATTTACATTTACATTAGATAAGTTTGCGGCTGGAGAACTTAGAGCAGAAGCGATTTTAGATGGGAAAGTTGTGAAAACGCATACAGTGAGAACACCAGGTCAAGCTGCTGGAATAGAAATCGAAGTACGTGACAGAGGAATAGTGCCCGTAGCAGATGGTTCGGATTTAATACCCGTATACTTCAAAGTCGTTGATGCAAATGGAACTGTCGTACCCAACTACGAGGGTAAGATTCAAATTGCTGTAACAGGTGAAGGTGAACTCGTCGGCAAAAATATTGAACGAATAGGTGTCGAAGAACAGAGCGTTGAAGGCGGTATAGGTTTCGCATTTGTAAGAACTACAGACGTCAGTGGAAGTATAAACATTCATGCTACAGCAGAAGGATTAAATGAGGGATCCAAAATCGTAAGTACAGTACCCTATAAAGGTCAGTTTGTCCCTGACGGACAGCATACACCATGGGTTGGTGGAGTTGACAAACTAGAAACCACAGAGCAGGCCTATAAAAATATTGCAATTGGTAAACCTGTTACAAGTTCTTCTGAACAATCAGGTAACTTTGCAAAAAATGCAGTAGATGATGACGAAGGTACAAGATGGTGTGCGAGTGGAGGATCCTTACCACAGTGGATACAGGTTGATTTACAAAAAAGCAGCGCAATAGCTGGTTTTCAGGTGATTTGGGAGAGCAGTACAAATGTTTATAAGTACGATATTGAAGTATCCGAAGATGGGAACAATTGGCAAAAGGTTGTTGATAATACATTAAATACCACGCCGAATGGACATGAAGAAACAAAGCTCGTAGAAACAAAAGGGAGATATGTAAGATTAACCATTGTTGATCGTATAACCAATGGAGATTGGGCATCTTTATATGAGTTTAAGATCATACCTTTAGAAAATGAAGAACCCGGTGACAGAATTACAGATGCGAAAATCGAATCTATCACGTCATCTTCGGAAAGTGAAGCAGACAGGGGTACGGGTAAGCTTAGAGATGGCGTAACGACGATAGGAACAGGCTGGTTATCCAAGGAATTAACTCTTCCGCAGTCCATTACAGTAAAATTCAACAAACCGCAATCCGTTGTTGGAAGCCGTATTTTCTGGGAAAAGGACAGTAACTGGTACACGTATGATTTAGAAGTATCTACGGATGGCCACACATGGCAAAAGGCACTCGATAATCGCTATGTAGGTGGACAGCATTTCACACCAGAGACATTTGCTAAGCCGTATGACAATATCAATTATGTTCGCGTAACGATCAAGGACATCATTGCTGGCGGCGGGTTCAGAATAGGTATGGCGGAACTGATATTATATGGACAGGATTATGAAGAACCAGAGCCTAAGAATTTTGACTATGCAAGTGATCTGGAATGGGTTTCAGCACACAGTGATTATAATGCTGTACTTAAGGATGAACCACAGCATGGTGGCTCCAACCTTGACTTAAACACGGAAGCAGGAGTCCAGACCTTTACGAAAGGATTATCATCTGATACAAATTCAGAGGTTGTATACAATGTAGATGGTCGTAAGTATACAAGATTCCAAGCCTATGCAGGAATTGACAAGAAAGCTCCTAAAATGGGTGGAGAAGCAATCTTTAAAGTATTTAAAGATGATGAGCTTATCTATACAAGCCCTGTCAAGATGCGAGACGACAACTGTGAATTTATTGATCTTGATATCACAGGAGCCAAGCAGATTAAGCTTGTTGCTGAATGGCATAATAATCCTGAAAATCCTGAATCTAGGTATAATACGCATGTGGACTGGGCAGATGCCAAGCTCATCCATGACGTAACTGTACCAACGAAGACTGGAACCATTGCAGGAACAGTGACGACGGGGGAAAACGCTCTTCTAGAAGGTGTTAAAGTAAGTCTGACGGTAGGTGAAGCGGTATACGCTGCAACAACGTCAGCAGAAGGAATCTATGCAATTATCAATGTGCCAGTAGGAACTGGCTACACTGTAACAGCTAGTGTGTATGGCTATACAGAGCAAAGTAAAAGTGCAGATGTCATAGCAAATGAAACAACAACACTTGATTTTAACTTGGAAGCAACGACAACAACAGACACAACTGCACCAACATGGTCAGCGGATGCTAAACTATCAGCTTCAAATGTTGGTAAAACTAGCCTTAAGCTTTCATGGACAGCGGCTAGTGATGATACTGCTGTAACCAGCTACAAGGTTTATAAAAATGGTAATGTACTGGCTATATTAGCAGGAGATATGATTAGCTACAACGTTACAGGTTTAGGATCTGACACGACCTACAACTTTAAAGTCGAAGCAGGCGATGCAGCAGGAAACTGGAGCGTGGATGGTCCAAGCGTAAGGATAACGACAGAAGCTAACTCTTCGGATAGTGGATGGACGCCATCACCAGATCCTAAACCTATGCCAACACCAACGCCTAAGCCAATTGAACCAACGAAACCAGTTAAACCTACGAAGCCTGTAGTGCCAAAAGTAGAGTTTACTGACATTGCGGACCATTGGGTTAAAGCTTCAATTGAAAAGTCTGTAGAGCTAGGTTTTGTAAGAGGATATGAAGATGGGACTTTTAGACCTAATCGAACTGTAACGCGTGGTGAGATTGCTGCGATGTTAGCTAAAGCACTGAAATTGGAGACTACTGATACTGAGTTTAGTTTTGATGATAAAGATGAAACACCAGTATGGGCTCAGCCATTCATTCAAGCCATTGCTAAAGCTGGTTACATTTCAGGATACGAGGATGGCACATTCCATGCGAATAATGAAATAACACGATCTGAAATAGTAGTCATTATTGTTCGTGCACTAGGTCTTGAAGTGGATTCTAATGCACAACTGACATTCAATGATGCGGAGCAGGTTCCGGTATGGGCTAGACCCTATATTGCAGCAGCCGTGGAAGCAGGTCTTGTTAAAGGGAACGGGGATGGCAAATTCAATCCTAACGGTCCAACAACAAGAGCTGAGGCCATCACATTGATTTTAGGAATGTTAAGCCATCTTAAATAA
- a CDS encoding response regulator has protein sequence MMNVMIVEDETIMRLALNTLIDWESNGFRIVYEASNGYQALQYIKENREIDIVITDLKMPVMDGLELIDELNQLIGTSPHVVILSAYDDFEFVRKAFKRGVNDYILKSEMDPNVVLDLLNRIKHDCEVEQTMSRQSREIRNGERVRLKQQTIREWLEIGVSPQSEPSILEDLNMRLELNNITVSMIRVEGFAEVQERYGSSIGEFVSSVVKSIDQVLTEVGTGEVISFNPYEYVVLLSFRTCSLMYVRQSISQIMDQIIFVLKEYINIQVTIGVSELCEELKQIPAFYLQARKYADLRFVINKHRIIYPEDAKHFLKQSGETLIGKEKALLDALKEGEEQTVLQELDNMFALIKRSASMGNEILRARYMELLMILVKFMHDNGFVNNQEMNKIEDVYRMAWQIDSAGHLQARISSLVKQLLQEMDKKAGQMNRVVAIAQAFIIEHSDEDITLRKVSEIVHLSESHFSTLFSKAVGETFKEFITKVRMEKAMESMKKEPYLKIYEIAERTGYASTEHFSRVFKKVIGVSPNQFMKTVSK, from the coding sequence ATGATGAATGTAATGATCGTAGAAGATGAGACTATTATGAGATTGGCATTAAATACCCTGATTGACTGGGAATCGAACGGATTTCGGATTGTTTATGAAGCGAGTAATGGTTATCAAGCCCTTCAGTATATCAAGGAAAATCGAGAGATTGACATTGTGATTACGGATTTGAAGATGCCTGTGATGGATGGTTTAGAGCTTATTGATGAGCTTAATCAGTTGATTGGGACTTCTCCACATGTTGTCATTTTAAGTGCGTATGATGATTTTGAATTTGTAAGGAAGGCATTTAAGAGGGGAGTAAATGACTACATTCTTAAATCGGAGATGGATCCGAATGTTGTACTGGATCTCTTGAATCGGATCAAGCACGACTGTGAAGTTGAACAGACCATGTCAAGACAATCGAGAGAAATCCGTAATGGTGAACGGGTACGGTTGAAACAGCAAACCATCCGGGAATGGCTTGAAATTGGCGTGAGTCCTCAGTCGGAACCTTCTATTCTGGAGGATTTGAACATGAGGTTGGAATTGAACAACATTACAGTTTCCATGATTCGAGTAGAGGGCTTTGCTGAGGTGCAGGAGCGGTATGGATCGTCCATTGGGGAGTTTGTAAGTTCCGTTGTAAAGTCTATTGATCAGGTTCTAACAGAGGTAGGAACAGGTGAAGTGATTAGCTTTAATCCGTATGAGTACGTGGTGCTCTTATCGTTTCGAACGTGTAGTTTAATGTATGTTCGACAGAGTATTTCGCAGATCATGGACCAAATCATATTTGTATTGAAGGAATATATCAATATTCAAGTCACGATCGGAGTAAGTGAGCTGTGTGAAGAATTAAAGCAAATTCCGGCGTTTTATCTTCAAGCTCGAAAATATGCTGATTTGCGCTTTGTTATTAATAAGCATCGAATCATTTACCCTGAGGATGCGAAGCATTTCTTGAAGCAGTCGGGAGAGACCTTGATCGGGAAGGAGAAAGCCTTGCTGGATGCATTGAAGGAGGGTGAAGAGCAGACCGTCCTGCAAGAACTAGACAATATGTTTGCATTGATTAAGCGTTCTGCCTCTATGGGAAATGAGATACTGCGTGCCCGATACATGGAACTGTTAATGATATTGGTGAAGTTCATGCATGATAACGGCTTTGTAAATAACCAGGAAATGAATAAGATCGAGGACGTATATCGAATGGCTTGGCAGATTGACTCCGCCGGTCATTTGCAAGCCAGGATTTCTAGCTTGGTTAAGCAGCTTCTTCAAGAGATGGATAAGAAGGCGGGGCAAATGAATCGGGTTGTAGCCATTGCCCAAGCTTTTATTATAGAGCATTCTGATGAGGATATTACACTTCGGAAAGTAAGCGAAATCGTGCATTTAAGTGAAAGTCATTTCAGTACATTGTTCTCCAAGGCGGTAGGTGAGACTTTTAAAGAATTTATAACAAAAGTACGCATGGAAAAGGCAATGGAAAGTATGAAGAAGGAGCCTTATCTAAAGATATATGAGATTGCAGAGCGTACAGGATATGCTAGTACGGAGCACTTTAGCCGGGTTTTTAAGAAGGTGATTGGCGTGAGTCCAAATCAGTTCATGAAAACGGTTTCTAAATAA
- a CDS encoding cache domain-containing sensor histidine kinase yields the protein MFRHREIGITKYFIGVFVLIIIVPFILFITIFYKYYSASLIQRSMYQVDQQLDIASNNMNAELKRASLTTATIANVNDHMILDAVSEWSRSSTSVEKIRIAREIDAYLNIISNYSNEIVSVIFTFKDGGYYYFKNPPAISESSIRNLPWYQEALRSSNGTTFIVDSLNGITSDKQDVFTLLLHPERSLELEVEMIYLTTHASIPDFNHSNPEIQQFIIDRNGNRIVNQNNHDKVDPEIMKKLSKMLQKQSHDDDYSFIKINGENKLLKLYSFEKTDWSIVNILDESMVTRDADQFLKISLIFIFGSFALFILFLLWFFRDILRPLQHLIRAMRKVEKGDFLTEVKADGRGEIKRLSFSFNRMISQIRDLIEERDYKERARSEAEIEALQSQINPHFLSNTLNSVRVMAMIAKTDNIRKIIDSLSALLTHVFREPNSLARIGQEIKVLESYVHIMQVRYGGKLNIQFHIDDTLLNYSMPKMLLQPILENAIFHGLDQQNMNELIEVKAIRHELGVCFTITDYSKGMTDEQVRGLLQQGEKYQRGNFSGLGVNNVLRRIELNYGHPYGLEIDSKLGGGTIVTILLPLI from the coding sequence ATGTTCAGACATAGAGAAATAGGGATTACTAAGTATTTTATTGGAGTTTTTGTCCTGATTATCATTGTTCCATTTATCTTATTTATTACAATATTTTATAAATATTATTCAGCATCATTAATCCAAAGGTCGATGTATCAGGTTGACCAACAGCTGGATATAGCATCTAACAATATGAACGCTGAGTTAAAACGAGCCTCACTTACAACTGCTACAATCGCTAATGTGAATGACCATATGATATTAGATGCAGTCTCAGAGTGGAGCAGAAGCTCGACTTCAGTAGAAAAAATTCGAATTGCGCGTGAGATCGATGCATACTTAAATATTATCTCGAATTATAGCAATGAGATCGTCAGTGTTATTTTTACTTTTAAGGATGGAGGCTATTATTATTTCAAGAACCCTCCGGCTATTTCCGAGTCTTCTATTCGCAATCTGCCGTGGTATCAAGAGGCACTAAGGAGCAGCAATGGAACAACATTCATTGTTGACAGTCTGAACGGTATTACTTCGGATAAACAGGACGTGTTTACCCTTTTGCTTCATCCTGAACGGTCTTTGGAATTAGAGGTTGAGATGATTTATTTGACGACCCACGCCTCTATTCCTGATTTCAATCATTCGAATCCTGAAATTCAACAATTTATTATTGATCGCAACGGTAATCGAATTGTGAATCAGAACAATCATGATAAAGTAGATCCAGAAATTATGAAGAAACTATCCAAGATGTTACAGAAGCAATCTCATGATGATGATTACTCTTTTATTAAGATAAACGGTGAGAATAAGCTTCTTAAGCTGTATTCGTTTGAGAAGACAGATTGGAGTATCGTCAATATTTTAGATGAGAGCATGGTTACGAGGGATGCAGATCAATTCTTAAAGATATCTCTAATTTTTATTTTTGGTAGTTTCGCTTTGTTTATATTATTTCTACTTTGGTTTTTTCGAGACATTCTTAGGCCGCTACAGCATCTCATTAGAGCGATGAGAAAGGTGGAGAAAGGTGATTTTCTGACTGAGGTCAAGGCAGATGGAAGAGGTGAGATTAAGCGACTGAGCTTTTCCTTCAATCGCATGATTTCTCAGATCAGAGATCTTATTGAAGAACGTGATTATAAGGAACGAGCGCGTAGTGAGGCAGAAATCGAAGCTTTACAGTCACAAATTAATCCACACTTCTTATCGAATACTTTGAATTCCGTTCGCGTTATGGCCATGATCGCAAAGACAGACAATATTCGTAAAATTATCGACAGTCTATCTGCCCTTTTGACTCATGTATTTCGTGAACCAAACTCGCTAGCCCGGATCGGTCAGGAGATCAAAGTTCTAGAGTCATACGTTCATATTATGCAGGTTCGTTATGGAGGCAAGCTGAATATCCAGTTTCATATTGATGATACGCTTTTGAATTACAGCATGCCCAAAATGCTGCTTCAACCGATTCTTGAGAATGCCATTTTTCATGGACTGGATCAACAAAATATGAACGAACTTATTGAGGTGAAGGCGATTCGGCATGAGCTTGGAGTATGTTTTACCATCACTGATTATAGTAAAGGAATGACAGACGAGCAAGTTAGGGGATTGCTGCAGCAGGGTGAGAAATACCAGCGTGGCAATTTTAGTGGGCTAGGTGTAAATAATGTGTTAAGACGAATTGAGCTTAATTATGGTCATCCGTACGGTTTGGAGATTGATAGTAAGTTAGGTGGAGGTACCATCGTTACTATTCTGCTTCCGCTGATATGA
- the sigK gene encoding RNA polymerase sporulation sigma factor SigK, whose translation MNVLPEFVQKFIDNYRRGINQKVNQFESDSNDWYTFFTSYRVHNLKKFDNTGEDMEDLISIGTIGLIKAIESYRPNKGTKLATFAARCIENEILMHLRSLKKTRKDVSLHDPIGTDKEGNEITLIDILGSGADDLLLTLDLNIEKSKIYRNLDILDDREKEVVVGRFGLDTGGEERTQREIAKELGISRSYVSRIEKRALMKLYHEFYKVKR comes from the coding sequence TTGAATGTATTGCCTGAATTTGTGCAAAAATTTATCGACAATTACAGACGAGGGATAAATCAAAAAGTAAACCAATTCGAATCGGATTCGAACGATTGGTATACTTTTTTTACTTCGTATCGTGTCCATAACCTCAAGAAATTCGATAACACCGGCGAAGACATGGAGGATTTAATCTCCATCGGAACGATTGGACTCATCAAGGCCATTGAAAGCTACCGCCCCAACAAAGGGACGAAGCTGGCCACTTTTGCTGCACGTTGTATCGAGAACGAGATCTTGATGCACCTCCGTTCACTGAAGAAAACCCGCAAGGACGTGTCGCTGCACGATCCTATTGGAACGGACAAAGAGGGAAATGAAATTACTTTGATAGATATCTTGGGCTCGGGAGCGGACGATCTGCTGTTGACATTGGATTTGAATATTGAGAAGAGTAAAATCTACCGGAATCTTGATATTCTGGATGACCGGGAGAAGGAAGTTGTGGTTGGACGGTTTGGGCTGGATACCGGCGGGGAAGAGCGGACGCAGCGGGAGATTGCGAAGGAGCTTGGGATAAGCCGGAGTTATGTGTCGCGGATAGAGAAAAGAGCACTCATGAAGCTGTATCATGAGTTTTATAAGGTGAAGCGGTAG
- a CDS encoding right-handed parallel beta-helix repeat-containing protein, translated as MKIKFELIKKFLVSTIGLALIVFNFNFTHVAYAAGATLPYKEYEAENGATNANVYGPSTNYLSWESEASGRKYVRLDATGKYVQWTSTEAANTLVIRYSIPDSSSGGGTTSTLSLYINGVYSQKVTLTSKYAWVYGSFPWTNNPVDGNGHKIFDEVSFFTANDIPAGATVKLQKNADDTGPYYLIDLIDLEKVSAFSAPANSLSITSYGATANDGTDDRTAIVNSINAAKSQGKTVWIPPGEFNINSAVIDVNNVTIGGAGMWYSKLVGARAGFNLTGNNSRFYNFAIMGTTTTRDDNSSVDNAFSGSGGTGSHIESVWVEHKKCAVWMDGNTNGLVITKSRFRNLMADAVNFCAGTSNSSVSNTHVRYSGDDSLATWSPSGGANSNANVFDSNTIQLPWLANGIALYGGSNHSITNNLIYDTVTGGAGIYISSNFNPVAYTGTLTISGNTLTRCGSNEHYLGYAPGALWINAYDLDMSGVTINVTNNTIKNATKSGISIQGPKVLYNTKISNNTVDGAGGYGIWITGNARGNTLFEYVSVSGAASGGLRNDAVANFEVWRGTGNTGW; from the coding sequence ATGAAGATTAAATTTGAGTTAATAAAAAAATTCCTGGTTAGTACTATCGGATTAGCGCTTATTGTTTTTAATTTCAATTTTACTCATGTGGCTTATGCTGCAGGTGCAACATTGCCCTATAAAGAATATGAGGCTGAAAATGGAGCTACCAATGCAAATGTGTATGGACCATCTACAAATTACCTATCCTGGGAATCTGAAGCTTCCGGAAGAAAATATGTACGACTTGATGCAACAGGTAAATATGTACAGTGGACCTCTACAGAGGCGGCAAACACCTTGGTAATTAGATATAGTATTCCGGATTCATCATCAGGCGGAGGAACTACAAGTACACTTAGTCTTTATATAAATGGAGTTTATTCACAAAAAGTAACCTTAACTTCAAAATATGCTTGGGTATATGGTAGCTTCCCATGGACGAATAACCCGGTAGATGGTAATGGCCACAAAATATTCGATGAGGTAAGCTTTTTTACAGCAAATGATATTCCCGCCGGTGCTACTGTGAAACTGCAAAAGAACGCAGATGACACTGGTCCCTATTATCTTATTGATTTAATTGACTTAGAAAAAGTTAGCGCTTTCAGTGCACCGGCGAACTCACTTTCTATAACAAGCTATGGTGCCACGGCCAATGATGGAACCGATGACAGAACTGCTATTGTCAACAGTATCAATGCAGCAAAGTCACAAGGTAAAACCGTTTGGATACCGCCTGGAGAGTTCAATATCAATTCCGCAGTAATCGATGTTAATAATGTAACCATCGGTGGTGCTGGAATGTGGTATTCAAAGTTAGTAGGGGCAAGAGCTGGTTTTAATTTAACTGGAAATAACAGCAGATTTTATAATTTTGCTATAATGGGCACTACAACTACGAGAGATGATAATTCCTCTGTAGATAATGCCTTTAGTGGCTCAGGTGGAACGGGTTCTCATATAGAAAGTGTTTGGGTGGAACATAAGAAATGTGCAGTTTGGATGGATGGCAATACCAATGGTCTTGTTATTACAAAAAGCCGTTTCAGAAATCTCATGGCAGATGCAGTGAATTTCTGCGCGGGCACGTCCAATTCTTCGGTTAGCAATACTCACGTTAGATATTCCGGGGATGATTCATTAGCAACCTGGTCTCCTAGTGGAGGGGCAAATTCTAATGCTAATGTATTTGATTCCAATACCATTCAATTGCCTTGGCTGGCTAATGGAATTGCACTCTATGGTGGTTCAAACCACAGCATAACGAACAATCTTATTTATGATACGGTGACTGGAGGAGCAGGAATCTATATCAGTTCAAATTTCAATCCTGTTGCCTATACGGGAACGCTGACAATTAGCGGAAATACATTAACCAGATGTGGATCAAATGAACACTATTTGGGCTATGCACCGGGTGCTTTATGGATTAATGCATATGACTTAGATATGTCAGGAGTAACTATTAATGTTACTAATAATACGATCAAGAATGCGACTAAATCGGGTATTTCTATACAAGGTCCAAAGGTTCTTTATAACACCAAAATCTCAAATAATACCGTAGATGGAGCGGGAGGATATGGAATCTGGATTACCGGAAACGCAAGAGGTAATACACTATTTGAGTATGTAAGCGTTTCCGGTGCAGCCTCGGGCGGATTACGAAATGATGCAGTCGCTAATTTTGAAGTATGGAGGGGTACCGGCAATACAGGTTGGTAA